In Pseudomonas lalkuanensis, the following are encoded in one genomic region:
- a CDS encoding nuclear transport factor 2 family protein, protein MSQALEQRLRQLENEHAVRACMNRYMELCDALDARTPLDELAGLFTADAVWEGKGAKYAKSFGGYRGREAIRAMFATYMPEPAHFALNVHFLCSELIRVEGVEATGSWVMLQTSTFASGASHLNAARLTVKFREEEGAWRMAHFQTENLFSRPVEAWNSDAHLPVPERDGQ, encoded by the coding sequence ATGAGCCAAGCCCTCGAACAGCGCCTGCGCCAACTGGAAAACGAACACGCCGTGCGCGCCTGCATGAACCGCTACATGGAGCTGTGCGACGCCCTCGACGCCCGCACGCCCCTGGATGAGCTGGCCGGCCTGTTCACCGCCGACGCCGTCTGGGAAGGCAAGGGCGCGAAGTACGCCAAGAGCTTCGGTGGTTACCGGGGCCGCGAGGCGATCCGCGCCATGTTCGCCACCTATATGCCGGAGCCGGCGCACTTCGCCCTGAACGTGCACTTCCTCTGCTCGGAGCTGATCCGTGTCGAGGGCGTGGAAGCCACCGGCAGCTGGGTGATGTTGCAGACCTCCACCTTCGCCAGCGGCGCCTCGCACCTCAACGCGGCGCGCCTGACGGTGAAGTTCCGCGAGGAGGAGGGCGCCTGGCGCATGGCGCATTTCCAGACCGAGAACCTGTTCAGCCGCCCGGTGGAGGCGTGGAACAGCGACGCGCACCTGCCGGTGCCCGAGCGCGACGGGCAATAG
- a CDS encoding aromatic ring-hydroxylating oxygenase subunit alpha — protein sequence MTNLIETVNLASSPADLVLHDRVHTSLYTDARIFDEELEKVFYSTWIWVAHASEIPDNGSYKSTYIGKQPVIVVRDRKKDVHVLLNRCRHRGATVCEHKKGKANSFVCPYHGWSYALDGSLRGVPHPESYADCLDKGELPLVSLRVEQYNGMIFATFKDDIEPLVDFLGPARKWIDLFMKQGAGYGVKVSGEHRFRFPGNWKIQLENTTDAYHFPLVHKSFLSSVDEQTLELFDFVEGPGYVEDLGNGHSVMVMIPDLVDLEADLDKPIPERFEALAIDLRAEGIEEQQVRRIVRAVGGSGFNLNLFPNVACSMAFFRVLQPISVNETEIHHAVITMDGGPAVANRYRLRLHEHFQGPMGFGTPDDSEAWERVQKGAQAGTDLWIMLNRGLPGEKPSEDGLISDVSAETGMRAAYQQWKKMMSA from the coding sequence GTGACCAACCTGATCGAAACCGTGAACCTGGCCAGCTCGCCGGCCGACCTGGTACTGCACGACCGCGTGCACACCTCCCTCTACACCGACGCCCGCATCTTCGACGAAGAGCTGGAGAAGGTCTTCTACAGCACCTGGATCTGGGTGGCCCACGCCAGCGAGATTCCCGATAACGGCAGCTACAAGAGCACCTACATCGGCAAGCAGCCGGTGATCGTCGTGCGCGACCGCAAGAAGGACGTGCATGTGCTGCTCAACCGTTGCCGCCACCGTGGCGCCACCGTTTGCGAACACAAGAAGGGCAAGGCCAACAGCTTCGTCTGCCCCTACCACGGCTGGAGTTACGCCCTGGACGGCAGCCTGCGCGGCGTGCCGCACCCGGAGAGCTACGCCGACTGCCTGGACAAGGGCGAACTGCCCCTGGTCAGCCTTCGTGTCGAGCAATACAACGGCATGATCTTCGCCACCTTCAAGGACGACATCGAGCCGCTGGTGGACTTCCTCGGCCCGGCCAGGAAGTGGATCGATCTGTTCATGAAGCAGGGCGCCGGCTACGGCGTGAAGGTTTCCGGTGAGCACCGCTTCCGCTTCCCCGGCAACTGGAAGATCCAGCTGGAAAACACCACCGACGCCTACCACTTCCCGCTGGTGCACAAATCCTTCCTGTCCTCGGTGGACGAGCAGACCCTGGAACTCTTCGACTTCGTCGAAGGCCCGGGCTACGTCGAGGATCTCGGCAACGGCCACAGCGTGATGGTGATGATCCCGGACCTCGTGGACCTGGAAGCCGACCTGGACAAACCGATCCCCGAGCGCTTCGAGGCCCTGGCCATCGATCTGCGCGCCGAGGGCATCGAGGAGCAGCAGGTGCGCCGCATCGTCCGTGCCGTGGGCGGCTCGGGCTTCAACCTCAACCTGTTCCCCAACGTGGCCTGCTCCATGGCCTTCTTCCGCGTGCTGCAGCCGATCTCGGTGAACGAGACCGAGATCCACCACGCGGTGATCACCATGGATGGCGGCCCGGCCGTGGCCAACCGCTACCGCCTGCGCCTGCACGAGCACTTCCAGGGCCCCATGGGCTTCGGTACCCCGGACGATTCCGAGGCCTGGGAGCGCGTGCAGAAGGGCGCCCAGGCGGGCACCGACCTCTGGATCATGCTCAACCGCGGCCTGCCCGGCGAGAAGCCGAGCGAGGACGGGCTGATCAGCGACGTGAGCGCCGAGACCGGCATGCGTGCGGCCTATCAGCAGTGGAAAAAGATGATGTCCGCCTGA
- a CDS encoding aromatic-ring-hydroxylating dioxygenase subunit beta, producing the protein MNLELLNHVSAFIWQEADMLDHGDFDAWLNLWTEKGTYIIPIDPNETDFENTLNYAYDDHHMRQLRVQRLIGGESISTSPRARTVRALSRFRVLGEEDGVVTVRCAQNLREFRKDVLKHYTADITFQLKREGEGFKIQRKLIQLINSTDTLAGIGYIL; encoded by the coding sequence ATGAACCTTGAATTGCTCAACCACGTCAGTGCCTTCATCTGGCAGGAAGCGGACATGCTCGACCACGGCGACTTCGACGCCTGGCTGAACCTGTGGACCGAGAAGGGCACCTACATCATCCCGATCGATCCGAACGAGACCGACTTCGAGAACACCCTGAACTACGCCTACGACGACCACCATATGCGTCAGTTGCGCGTGCAGCGCCTGATCGGCGGCGAGTCCATCTCCACCAGCCCACGCGCCCGCACCGTGCGCGCCCTGTCGCGCTTCCGCGTGCTCGGCGAGGAAGACGGCGTGGTGACCGTGCGCTGCGCACAGAACCTGCGGGAGTTCCGCAAGGACGTGCTCAAGCACTACACCGCCGACATCACCTTCCAGCTCAAGCGCGAAGGCGAGGGCTTCAAGATCCAGCGCAAGCTGATCCAGTTGATCAACTCGACCGATACCCTGGCCGGTATCGGCTACATCCTGTAA
- a CDS encoding SDR family NAD(P)-dependent oxidoreductase codes for MTQVALVTGAAQGLGLAIASRLFVAGYAVAITDLSLERAEAAADRLDPSGERCLALKLDVASKADFEAALTATLERFGGLHVVVNNAAMTMTTPVMQISPEEFDRVLSLNTRSVFVGCQVFGAHMAAAGYGRIVNMASLAGQNGGTATGAHYAASKGAIVTLTKIFAKELAAGGVTVNAIAPGPIESPAVRAAVPAERMEGLLANIPVKRLGDADFLGDLVVQLARPEAYFTTGATWDVNGGLFMR; via the coding sequence ATGACCCAGGTAGCACTGGTAACCGGCGCCGCCCAGGGCCTCGGCCTCGCCATCGCCAGCCGTCTCTTCGTTGCCGGTTACGCGGTGGCGATCACCGACCTGTCGCTGGAACGCGCCGAGGCCGCTGCCGACCGGCTCGACCCCAGCGGCGAACGCTGCCTGGCGCTGAAGCTCGACGTGGCCAGCAAGGCTGACTTCGAAGCGGCCCTGACGGCGACCCTGGAGCGCTTCGGCGGCCTGCACGTGGTGGTGAACAACGCCGCCATGACCATGACCACGCCGGTCATGCAGATCAGCCCCGAGGAGTTCGACCGCGTCCTCAGCCTCAACACCCGCAGCGTCTTCGTCGGCTGCCAGGTGTTCGGTGCGCATATGGCGGCGGCCGGTTACGGACGGATCGTCAACATGGCCTCCCTGGCCGGACAGAACGGTGGCACCGCCACGGGCGCGCACTATGCCGCGTCCAAGGGCGCCATCGTCACCCTGACCAAGATCTTCGCCAAGGAGCTGGCGGCCGGCGGCGTCACCGTGAATGCCATCGCGCCGGGGCCGATCGAGTCGCCGGCGGTGCGCGCGGCGGTGCCGGCGGAACGCATGGAAGGGCTGCTGGCCAATATCCCGGTCAAGCGCCTGGGCGATGCCGATTTCCTCGGCGACCTGGTGGTGCAGTTGGCACGTCCGGAAGCTTATTTCACGACCGGGGCGACCTGGGATGTCAACGGTGGGCTGTTCATGCGCTGA
- a CDS encoding PDR/VanB family oxidoreductase, protein MSEHVLNLVVRKRVEQGEGVVILDLADPSGKPLPAFEAGAHVDIHLKSGLVRQYSLCGDPANASVYRLGVLRDPASRGGSVAVHELLREGSEVAIGAPRNLFPLATGASRSILIGGGIGITPMIAMAHELTAKDSAFELHYCGRSRSRTAFLDELANAAFAACVHTHFDDEDAAQKLDLPAVLGQPADDVHVYVCGPAGFMDWVIAEARKAGYADDHIHREYFQVEVDASGESFEVVAQRSGKTVQVAEGQSIVDALAGVGIKIEISCEQGVCGTCLCDVLEGEPDHRDVYLTDEEKAANDQILVCCSRAKSKKLVLDI, encoded by the coding sequence ATGAGTGAGCATGTGTTGAATCTGGTGGTCCGCAAGCGGGTGGAGCAGGGCGAGGGTGTAGTGATCCTCGACCTCGCCGACCCGTCGGGCAAACCCCTGCCGGCGTTCGAGGCCGGCGCCCATGTGGATATCCATCTGAAATCCGGCCTGGTGCGCCAGTATTCCCTCTGCGGTGACCCGGCCAATGCCTCCGTCTACCGCCTGGGCGTGCTGCGCGATCCGGCTTCCCGTGGCGGTTCGGTTGCAGTCCACGAACTGCTGCGGGAAGGCAGCGAGGTCGCCATCGGCGCACCGCGCAACCTCTTCCCGCTGGCTACCGGCGCGAGCCGTTCGATCCTCATCGGCGGCGGCATCGGCATTACCCCGATGATCGCCATGGCCCACGAGCTGACCGCGAAGGACAGTGCCTTCGAGCTGCATTACTGCGGCCGCTCGCGCAGCCGCACCGCCTTCCTCGACGAGCTGGCAAATGCCGCCTTCGCCGCCTGCGTGCACACCCATTTCGACGACGAAGACGCCGCACAGAAGCTCGATCTGCCCGCCGTGCTGGGTCAGCCGGCCGACGATGTTCACGTCTATGTCTGCGGCCCGGCCGGGTTCATGGACTGGGTGATCGCCGAGGCGCGCAAGGCCGGTTACGCCGACGATCACATCCACCGCGAGTACTTCCAGGTGGAAGTGGACGCCAGCGGCGAGAGCTTCGAAGTGGTCGCCCAGCGCAGCGGCAAGACCGTGCAGGTGGCCGAGGGTCAGAGCATCGTCGACGCGCTGGCCGGCGTGGGCATCAAGATCGAGATTTCCTGCGAGCAGGGCGTCTGCGGTACCTGTCTGTGCGACGTGCTGGAAGGCGAGCCGGACCACCGCGACGTCTACCTGACCGATGAAGAGAAGGCCGCCAACGACCAGATCCTGGTCTGCTGCTCGCGTGCCAAATCGAAAAAGCTGGTGCTGGACATCTGA
- a CDS encoding flavin reductase — MVDTTGFRNAMALLGGAVSVITTDGAAGRFGFTASAVCSVTDQPPTLLVCMNRSSFANGHFKQNGVLSVNVLTAELKEISAVFANRELDSEQRFARASWSTLESGSPLLDDALVSFDCRIAQAHEVGSHTIFYCEVLGIVHGKNQEGLVYFNRAYHRLGDASRSAC; from the coding sequence ATGGTCGATACCACTGGATTCCGTAATGCCATGGCGCTGCTGGGCGGCGCCGTTTCCGTCATCACCACCGATGGCGCCGCAGGCCGGTTCGGCTTTACCGCCTCGGCGGTGTGCAGCGTCACCGACCAGCCGCCGACGCTGCTGGTGTGCATGAACCGCTCCTCGTTCGCCAACGGACATTTCAAACAGAACGGCGTGCTCAGCGTGAACGTGCTGACCGCCGAACTGAAGGAAATCTCCGCCGTGTTCGCCAACCGCGAGCTGGACTCCGAGCAGCGCTTCGCCCGCGCCAGCTGGAGCACCCTGGAAAGTGGCTCCCCGCTGCTGGACGACGCCCTGGTGAGCTTCGACTGCCGCATCGCCCAGGCCCATGAAGTGGGTTCGCACACCATCTTCTACTGCGAGGTGCTGGGGATCGTTCATGGCAAGAACCAGGAAGGCCTGGTGTATTTCAACCGCGCCTACCACCGCCTGGGAGACGCCTCGCGCTCGGCGTGCTGA
- a CDS encoding OprD family porin, whose amino-acid sequence MFQKSWLASGVAAAGLMGMLMPMSAQADFVKDRQISLGLRNFYIDRDFKQEDAPKSRLGSWTQGFDFRAISGYTEGTVQFGLDVSGQYAFRLDGGGGRGPDTIIPYDDSKGEQAHEYGRAALTGKMRYSKTELKVGEHRPMLPVAFYDDTRQLITTYHGFLLESREVDKLTLTGGRFTEISSRESSGREKMYLFNGPDIKRRSDGLNFGGATYAFSPALNASYFYGQLEDIYQQHYLGVTHNADLGGGYGLKTDLRYFDNSEDGKALYGDIDNHSYGAMTTLRKGAHAIGVGYQRMLGESTFPTLNGFAPQPYLVNWSTVGFVKPNESSWQLRYDLDFAAYGVPGLKLMTRYLRGTGIDRGNNALDQNVESERNFFLSYVVQSGPLKGVGFEWRNIDVKTRYGAGSASGPDYQENRLITTYTFKF is encoded by the coding sequence ATGTTTCAGAAAAGCTGGCTGGCCAGCGGCGTAGCTGCCGCAGGCCTGATGGGAATGCTCATGCCGATGTCTGCCCAGGCGGACTTCGTGAAGGATCGGCAAATCAGCCTTGGCCTGCGCAACTTCTATATCGACCGTGACTTCAAACAGGAAGATGCGCCGAAATCGCGTCTCGGAAGTTGGACCCAGGGTTTCGACTTTCGCGCTATCTCCGGATATACAGAAGGCACTGTGCAGTTCGGTCTGGATGTTTCCGGGCAATATGCTTTCCGCCTCGATGGCGGCGGTGGCCGCGGCCCGGACACCATCATTCCCTACGATGACAGCAAGGGGGAGCAGGCGCACGAATATGGCCGCGCCGCGCTGACCGGCAAGATGCGTTATTCCAAGACCGAACTGAAGGTGGGCGAGCACCGCCCGATGCTGCCGGTGGCCTTCTACGACGACACCCGCCAGTTGATCACCACCTACCACGGCTTCCTGCTGGAATCCCGCGAGGTGGACAAGCTCACCCTCACCGGCGGGCGCTTCACCGAGATCAGCAGCCGCGAATCGTCCGGCCGCGAGAAGATGTACCTGTTCAACGGCCCGGACATCAAACGTCGCAGCGATGGCCTGAACTTCGGGGGCGCCACCTACGCGTTCAGCCCTGCGCTGAATGCCAGCTACTTCTACGGCCAGCTGGAAGACATCTACCAGCAGCACTACCTGGGCGTGACCCACAACGCCGACCTGGGGGGCGGTTACGGCCTGAAGACCGACCTGCGCTACTTCGATAACAGCGAAGACGGCAAGGCGCTCTACGGCGACATCGACAACCACTCCTACGGCGCCATGACCACCCTGCGCAAGGGCGCCCACGCCATCGGCGTCGGCTACCAGCGCATGCTCGGCGAAAGCACCTTCCCGACGCTGAACGGCTTCGCCCCTCAGCCCTACCTGGTTAACTGGTCCACCGTCGGCTTCGTCAAGCCGAACGAAAGTTCCTGGCAGCTGCGCTACGACCTCGACTTCGCCGCCTACGGCGTTCCCGGCCTCAAGCTGATGACCCGCTACCTGCGCGGCACCGGCATCGACCGTGGCAACAACGCCCTGGACCAGAACGTGGAGAGCGAGCGCAACTTCTTCCTCAGCTACGTGGTGCAGAGCGGCCCGCTCAAAGGCGTGGGCTTCGAATGGCGCAACATCGACGTCAAGACCCGCTACGGCGCTGGCAGCGCCTCCGGGCCGGACTACCAGGAGAACCGCCTGATCACCACCTACACCTTCAAGTTCTGA
- a CDS encoding NIPSNAP family protein, producing MRLYELITFTLRVRTPAAALARLESTLAEALPGCTLVGCWVSEIGPLNQIAVLRGFTDETARQAERERYLLARDAFGIEELMLDMKVENYSLFPFLEPLAPGAHGPFYELREYNLIPSGLTPTLDGWKKAVGPRTAEGYSQVCAAFYATDGRTPRYLHIWPYATLEQRLDVRTRAVEDGVWPPENSGPQLREMHSTVYLPAKFSPLQ from the coding sequence ATGCGACTCTACGAACTCATCACCTTCACCCTGCGCGTGCGCACCCCGGCTGCGGCCCTGGCGCGCCTGGAATCCACCCTGGCCGAGGCACTGCCGGGGTGCACCCTGGTGGGCTGCTGGGTTTCGGAAATCGGCCCGTTGAACCAGATCGCCGTGCTGCGCGGCTTCACCGACGAGACCGCGCGTCAGGCCGAACGCGAGCGCTACCTGCTGGCGCGGGATGCCTTCGGCATCGAAGAACTCATGCTCGACATGAAGGTGGAGAACTACAGCCTCTTCCCCTTCCTCGAACCCCTGGCGCCGGGCGCCCACGGACCCTTCTACGAACTGCGCGAATACAACCTGATCCCCTCCGGCCTGACGCCGACACTGGACGGCTGGAAGAAGGCCGTCGGGCCGCGCACTGCGGAAGGTTATTCACAGGTCTGCGCGGCCTTCTACGCCACCGATGGCCGCACGCCGCGTTACCTGCACATCTGGCCCTACGCGACCCTGGAACAGCGCCTGGACGTACGCACGCGGGCGGTCGAAGACGGCGTATGGCCGCCAGAGAATTCCGGTCCGCAACTGCGGGAAATGCATTCCACCGTCTACCTGCCGGCGAAGTTCTCACCCTTGCAGTAG
- a CDS encoding LysR family transcriptional regulator codes for MELRHLRYFQALAETLNFTRAAERLHIAQPPLSRQIQQLEEELGVALLDRGRPLRLTEAGRFFHEHSRTLLEQLGKVCDNTRRIGSGEKAWLGIGFAPSTLYGVLPDLIRRLRSDAGLELGLSEMTTLQQVDSLKAGRIDVGFGRIHINDPAIQQEVLTLDPLVAALPAGHPLLPGPVSLTDLAQEPFVLYPGNPRPSYADHVLSLFAAYGLQIEVAQWTNELQTAIGLVAAGIGITLVPASVQVLHRIDIGYASLQEAQATSPIIISRRVGDASPALTHCLALIEELAEGHIG; via the coding sequence ATGGAGCTTCGCCACCTTCGCTACTTCCAGGCGCTCGCCGAAACCCTCAACTTCACCCGCGCCGCGGAACGTCTGCACATCGCTCAACCTCCGCTGAGCCGCCAGATCCAGCAGCTCGAAGAGGAGCTGGGAGTGGCCCTGCTGGACCGTGGCCGGCCCCTGCGCCTGACCGAAGCCGGGCGCTTCTTCCACGAACATTCCCGCACCCTGCTCGAGCAGCTGGGCAAGGTCTGCGACAATACCCGCCGCATTGGGTCCGGTGAAAAGGCCTGGCTCGGCATCGGCTTCGCCCCCTCCACCCTGTACGGCGTGCTGCCCGACCTGATCCGCCGCCTGCGCAGCGACGCCGGCCTGGAGCTGGGCCTTTCCGAGATGACCACCCTGCAACAAGTGGACTCCCTCAAGGCCGGGCGCATCGACGTCGGCTTCGGCCGCATCCACATCAACGATCCGGCTATCCAGCAAGAGGTGCTCACCCTCGACCCGCTGGTGGCCGCCCTCCCCGCCGGACACCCGTTGCTGCCAGGTCCCGTGAGCCTCACCGACCTGGCCCAGGAGCCTTTCGTGCTCTATCCGGGCAACCCCAGGCCAAGCTACGCCGATCACGTGCTGTCCCTGTTCGCCGCCTATGGCCTGCAGATCGAGGTGGCGCAGTGGACCAACGAACTGCAGACCGCCATCGGCCTGGTGGCCGCCGGCATCGGCATCACCCTGGTACCGGCCTCGGTGCAGGTGCTGCACCGCATCGACATCGGCTATGCCAGCCTGCAGGAAGCCCAGGCCACCTCGCCCATCATCATCAGCCGCCGCGTGGGCGACGCATCGCCGGCTCTGACCCACTGCCTTGCGCTGATCGAAGAGCTGGCAGAGGGGCATATCGGCTAG
- a CDS encoding muconate cycloisomerase family protein → MSQVLIESVEAIIVDLPTIRPHKLAMHTMQNQTLVVIRLRCSDGIEGLGESTTIGGLAYGNESPESIKQNIDSHLAPLLVGQDACNINAAMLRLDKAAKGNTFAKSGLESALLDAQGKRLGLPVSELLGGRVRDGLEVAWTLASGDTAKDIAEAEHMLEIRRHRIFKLKIGAGEVNRDLKHVIAIKQALGDNASVRVDVNQAWDESVALRACRILGDNGIDLIEQPISRINRSGQVRLNQRSPAPIMADESIESVEDAFSLAADGAASIFALKIAKNGGPRAVLRTAQIAEAAGIALYGGTMLEGSIGTLASAHAFVTLKQLTWHTELFGPLLLTEEIVSEAPVYRDFQLHVPRTPGLGLALDEERLAFFRRK, encoded by the coding sequence GTGAGTCAAGTCCTGATCGAAAGCGTCGAGGCGATCATCGTCGACCTGCCGACCATCCGCCCGCACAAGCTGGCCATGCACACCATGCAGAACCAGACCCTGGTGGTGATTCGCCTGCGCTGCTCCGACGGCATCGAAGGCCTCGGCGAGTCCACCACCATCGGTGGCCTGGCCTACGGCAACGAGAGCCCCGAGAGCATCAAGCAGAACATCGACAGCCACCTCGCTCCGCTGCTGGTCGGCCAGGACGCCTGCAACATCAACGCTGCCATGTTGCGCCTGGACAAGGCCGCCAAGGGCAACACCTTCGCCAAGTCCGGCCTGGAAAGCGCACTGCTGGATGCCCAGGGCAAGCGTCTCGGCCTGCCGGTGAGCGAGCTGCTCGGCGGCCGCGTGCGTGACGGCCTGGAAGTGGCCTGGACCCTGGCCAGCGGCGACACCGCCAAGGACATCGCCGAAGCCGAGCACATGCTGGAAATCCGCCGCCACCGCATCTTCAAGCTGAAGATCGGCGCGGGCGAAGTGAACCGCGACCTCAAGCACGTGATCGCCATCAAGCAAGCGCTGGGCGACAACGCCAGCGTGCGTGTCGATGTGAACCAGGCCTGGGACGAGTCCGTCGCCCTGCGCGCCTGTCGCATCCTCGGCGACAACGGCATCGACCTGATCGAGCAGCCCATCTCGCGCATCAACCGCTCCGGACAGGTGCGCCTGAACCAGCGCAGCCCGGCGCCGATCATGGCCGACGAATCCATCGAAAGCGTCGAAGACGCCTTCAGCCTGGCCGCCGACGGCGCCGCCAGCATCTTCGCCCTGAAAATCGCCAAGAACGGCGGTCCGCGCGCCGTGCTGCGCACCGCGCAGATCGCCGAGGCGGCCGGTATCGCCCTGTACGGCGGTACGATGCTGGAAGGCTCCATCGGCACCCTGGCGTCGGCGCATGCCTTCGTCACCTTGAAGCAACTGACCTGGCACACCGAGCTGTTCGGGCCGCTGCTGCTGACCGAGGAAATCGTCAGCGAAGCGCCGGTCTACCGCGACTTCCAGCTGCACGTGCCGCGTACCCCGGGCCTTGGCCTGGCCCTGGACGAAGAGCGCCTGGCGTTCTTCCGCCGCAAGTAA
- the catC gene encoding muconolactone Delta-isomerase: MLFHVKMTVKLPVDMDPAKAAKLKADEKELAQRLQREGKWRHLWRIAGHYANYSVFDLASVEELHDTLMQLPLFPYMEIEVDGLCRHPSSIHEDDR; this comes from the coding sequence ATGCTGTTCCACGTGAAGATGACCGTGAAACTCCCGGTCGACATGGACCCGGCCAAGGCTGCCAAGCTCAAGGCCGACGAGAAGGAACTGGCCCAGCGCCTGCAGCGCGAGGGCAAGTGGCGCCACCTGTGGCGCATCGCCGGCCACTACGCCAACTACAGCGTCTTCGACCTCGCCAGCGTCGAGGAGCTGCATGACACCCTGATGCAGCTGCCGCTGTTCCCCTACATGGAGATCGAGGTGGACGGTCTCTGCCGCCACCCGTCGTCGATTCACGAAGACGATCGCTGA
- the catA gene encoding catechol 1,2-dioxygenase: MTIKLSSSESVQKFFQEVSGFNNDQGSQRMKKLVNRILLDTIKIIEDLEVTTEEFWKAVDYLNRMGARGEAGLLVAGLGLEHYLDLLLDAQDEQAGLTGGTPRTIEGPLYVAGAPMSEGETRMDDGTDAGTVMFLQGQVKDAEGKPIAGAIVDLWHANTKGTYSYFDTTQSDYNLRRRIVTDSEGRYRARSIVPSGYGCPPDGTTQEVLNHLGRHGNRPAHIHFFISAPGYRHLTTQINLSGDEYLWDDFAYATRDGLVGEIRFTEDAAAAAARGAVDRFAEIDFDFQLQKAPSPEQESIRDRVRAEA; the protein is encoded by the coding sequence ATGACTATCAAACTGTCCAGCTCCGAAAGCGTCCAGAAGTTCTTCCAGGAAGTCAGCGGTTTCAACAACGACCAGGGCAGCCAGCGCATGAAGAAGCTGGTCAATCGCATCCTGCTCGACACCATCAAGATCATCGAAGACCTGGAAGTCACCACCGAAGAATTCTGGAAAGCGGTGGACTACCTCAATCGCATGGGTGCCCGTGGCGAAGCCGGCCTGCTGGTTGCCGGCCTTGGCCTGGAGCACTACCTCGACCTGCTGCTGGATGCCCAGGACGAGCAGGCCGGCCTGACCGGCGGCACTCCGCGCACCATCGAAGGCCCGCTGTACGTGGCCGGCGCGCCGATGTCCGAAGGCGAGACCCGCATGGACGACGGCACCGATGCGGGCACCGTGATGTTCCTCCAGGGCCAGGTGAAGGACGCCGAAGGGAAACCGATCGCTGGCGCCATCGTCGACCTGTGGCATGCCAACACCAAGGGCACCTACTCCTACTTCGACACCACCCAGTCCGACTACAACCTGCGTCGCCGCATCGTCACCGACAGTGAAGGCCGTTACCGCGCCCGCAGCATCGTGCCGTCCGGCTACGGCTGCCCGCCGGATGGCACCACCCAGGAAGTGCTGAACCACCTGGGCCGTCATGGCAATCGTCCGGCGCACATCCACTTCTTCATCTCCGCGCCGGGCTACCGTCACCTGACCACCCAGATCAACCTGTCGGGCGACGAATACCTGTGGGACGACTTCGCCTACGCCACCCGTGATGGCCTGGTGGGCGAGATCCGCTTCACCGAAGACGCAGCCGCTGCCGCCGCCCGTGGCGCCGTGGACCGCTTCGCCGAAATCGACTTCGACTTCCAACTGCAAAAGGCCCCGAGCCCGGAGCAGGAATCCATCCGCGACCGCGTTCGCGCAGAAGCCTGA
- a CDS encoding alpha/beta hydrolase: protein MTRPSDPAELAAYYDVQYNARASVEDFDQYPRQYRVLSDDAHAALRCFKDVPYGPGAAERLDIFPASKADAPVLLFIHGGYWRALSKADSAFMAPALKAAGACVAVLDYDLAPAVTLDHIVDQTRRALAWLHRHIAEFGGDPQRLYASGSSAGGHLTGMLLVDGWQGSYGVPDDVLRGALPISGLFDLHPLLDTHINGWMGMDEQAARRNSPAFQLPTRGAELVISHGALETAEFARQSREFLEAWTAHGLPGCFVEAPGKNHFDVVLELGQPGTPLYRAVCELMGL, encoded by the coding sequence ATGACCCGCCCCAGTGATCCGGCCGAACTGGCCGCATACTACGACGTGCAATACAACGCCCGTGCCAGCGTCGAAGACTTCGACCAGTACCCGCGCCAGTACCGCGTGCTGAGCGACGACGCCCATGCCGCGCTGCGCTGCTTCAAGGATGTGCCTTACGGTCCGGGCGCTGCTGAGCGGCTGGATATTTTTCCCGCCAGCAAGGCGGATGCACCGGTGCTGCTATTCATCCACGGTGGGTACTGGCGCGCGCTGTCCAAGGCCGATTCGGCCTTCATGGCGCCGGCGCTGAAGGCTGCCGGGGCGTGCGTGGCGGTGCTGGATTACGACCTGGCCCCGGCCGTGACCCTCGACCACATCGTCGACCAGACCCGCCGTGCGCTGGCCTGGCTGCATCGCCATATCGCCGAGTTCGGCGGCGACCCGCAGCGGCTCTATGCCAGTGGCAGCTCCGCCGGCGGGCATCTCACGGGAATGCTCCTGGTCGATGGCTGGCAGGGGAGTTATGGCGTACCGGACGACGTGCTGCGCGGCGCGCTGCCCATCAGCGGCCTTTTCGACCTGCATCCGCTGCTGGATACCCACATCAACGGCTGGATGGGGATGGACGAGCAGGCGGCGCGGCGCAACAGTCCGGCCTTCCAGCTGCCGACGCGGGGGGCGGAACTGGTGATCAGCCATGGGGCCCTGGAGACCGCCGAGTTCGCTCGCCAGTCACGCGAGTTCCTCGAAGCCTGGACCGCTCACGGGCTGCCCGGGTGCTTCGTCGAAGCGCCCGGCAAGAACCATTTCGATGTGGTGCTGGAGTTGGGCCAGCCGGGGACGCCGTTGTATCGGGCGGTGTGCGAATTGATGGGGTTGTAG